The genomic region ACGAGAAAGGAGTTTATTGATGTATTTGGAATGCCGCTTACGGATATGATGGCCTTTTATGATAAAGACAGAACTGAAGAGATGGTAAAGTATTACAGGGAGTATTTTTCAATATATCAGGATTTGCTTGTAAAACCGTTTCCAGGTGTTGTTGATACCATAAAGAGGTTAAAACAATTGAAAATTAAGACAGCCATAGTTTCGTCAAGAACGAGAAGGGGGATAGAACATGGAATAAACCTTTTTGGGCTCGCTGACAGTATAGATCTAGTAATAGGTGTTGAGGATACACAAAACAGTAAACCCCATCCCGACCCCGTTTTGAAGGCCATAGATATGTTTGGTATTGAAGGCAAGCAGGCAATCATGGTAGGAGATAGTCCACACGACATAATTGCTGCAAAAAAGGCGGGGATTAAAGCATGTGCGGTCCAGTGGTCACTTTTCGGGATAGAAAAACTAAATGATTTAAATCCGGATTTTAAAATAGAGGCAATGGTTGACCTCTTGGATATAATAAAAGAATAAGGACAGATGGGTTCTGTCCTTATTCTATGTTTATTCTTCTTCCTTTTGGAGGGGTAGGTTTTTCTTTGGGCAGTGTGATACGCAGTACACCATTGTTGTATTTTGCACTAATATCATCAAGCCTTACATTGTCAGGTATAGGTACTGTTCGGGTAAATGAACCCATACGGCGTTCCCTTCTTATATATTCGCCGTTGTTTTCATCCACAATATCCTCCTGTTTTCCGGATATTATCAGATAATCATCCTGTATCTCAATGTTGATATTCTCTTTATTATAGCCGGGTACATCTACCTCAACCACGTATTCGTTTTCAGTCTCTTTGACATCGAGTCTGGCACCCTTGATTGTACCTCTCATATAGTCAAAGAAATCATCAAAATACGGGAAGCTGAAAAAGTCATCAAAGAAAGCAGGCAAGTTATTTCTCCTGTCCGGGAACATGTCTCTTCTTCTCATAGATTAATACCTCCTTCCTTAGATATTATTTTACTTTTCGATTAAATTATACATCAAAAGGTCAGGGAAAGTCAATAATTTTTATTGGATTTTTTTCTTAATATGTTATAATCAGTCTGGAGGTGATATTTGTGGATATAGAGGCAGATATACCAATTCTTATTGATAGACTGTCAAAAACAACAGGCCTTATCCTTGATGTCGGTACAGGACGGGGTGCTATGGCAGAGAATCTTGCAAAAAAAGGATATCATGTTGTTACAGTAGAATACAGTGAAGAGAGAATAAAAGAGACCAGACAGGACTTTGAAGGTAGAGGTATAGAAAATGTCCTTTTTATCCATGCTGATGCTCAGGCTCTTCCTTTCTTATCTTAGATGAGACTTTTGACATGGTGACATGCTATAATGCAGTACACCATTTTGATGACTATGTTAAAGCCCTGAATGAGATGGAAAGGGTTTTGAAAAAAGGTGGTGTCATTGTAGTAACAGAACTTAATGAAGATGGTAAAGAGGTAGTAGCTGAAGCACACAGACACAGAGGGGAAGAACATCATGATGAGATGAATATAGATAGGATAAAGGATGCTCTGGCCGGGCAAAAAAAGGAAATATATCATTTTGCTTATTTTGATGCGTTGATAATGGAGAAATGATTACAATGTGCATCATTATGTTATATACACATATGCCTGTTGCAGGTACATATGGCAGGGCGCAGACATAAATATCACGTATCAGCGTGATAAAGTTTGCATGCAATGCCATATACCAAGCTCAACAGGTTTTATGGAGAGTCATTTGTGGACTGCAGCATAAGAAACCTGTGCTATGCTGCAGTCCATATGACTATTAAAATGCCGGTACAATGGCTCCTTGATATTTATCTTCAATGAATTTCTTGACCTCAGGGGAGTTCAGTACCTCAGCCAATGTCTTGATTGCCGGGTCGTCTTTATTGTCTGGTCTTACAGTGAGGACATTGGCGTAAGGAGAATCTTTATCTTCAATGGCAATGGCATCTTTTAAAGGGTTTAGTCCCGCTTCCAGTGCAAAGTTGGTATTTATGACTGAAGCGTCTACATCCTGTAGTGTTCTTGGCAGTTGTGCTGCATCCAGTTCAGAAAACTTAAGGTTCTTCGGATTTTCTGCTATATCTATAGGGGTAGCGGTTAATGAGGTAGAGTCTTTCAGTTTTATTAGGCCGTTCTTTTGGAGCAACAGCAGAGCTCTGCCTTCATTGGTTGGGTCATTGGGTATGGAGATGGTTGCACCATCCTTTAGTTCTTCCAACGATTTAACCTTTTTGGAGTATACACCCATGGGTTCAACGTGTACCTTGACGAGTGCTACAAGCTTCATATTGTTGTTTTTCTCAAACTCCTCCATATAAGGTACGTGCTGAAAAAAATTAGCATCAATGGAACCGTCGTTCAATGCCTTATTGGGTTGTACGTAATCAGTAAACTCAACAATTTCCAGATTTATCCCTTTTTCTTTTAATATTGGTTTTACAAACTCCAGTATCTCTGCATGGGGTACAGGTGTTGCTCCTACCCTTAATGTTACTTCTTTTTGTGTTTCTGCAGGTTGATTTTGTGGTTGACCTGAGGACTGTGTATTTGAACTGCCACAGCCGCTTACAAGGCCGACTAACAGTATAAAGATAAGGCTGATTAATAAAATTTTCTTCACTGTATTTACCTCCTATCAACTTTTTTGGCAAGATAACTTCCTGCAATTTGTACGACTTGTACAATTACAATCAGTACAATTACCGTTGCTATAAGCACGTGTGTATCATACCTCTGGTAACCATACCTGATGGCTAAGTCTCCGAGACCACCTCCTCCTATAGCTCCTGCCATTGCTGAGTAGCCTATAATATTTATTATAGTGAGGGTAATTCCGAGTATAAGTGATGGAAGTGACTCTGGAATAAGTACCCTCGTTATAATTTGAAATGGTGTGGCACCCATGGATAGGGATGCTTCAATTACACCCCTGTCTACCTCTTTTAATGAACTTTCTATTACCCTGGCAACAAATGGCGTTGCTGCTATAGAAAGAGGGACAATGGTAGCCGTTGTACCTATGGTGGTGCCAACGACAAGCCTTGACAGGGGGAGTATGACTATCATTAATATCAGGAATGGGAAAGAGCGAAGTATATTTATAACAGTGCCAAGAACGTTATTGAGTGCAGGCTTTTCCATTATGCCTCCCTTTTCCGTTATTACAAGCAGTACACCCAGAGGCAGACCCAGTATAAGAGAGAATATGGTGGATGCAAAAACCATGTATATGGACTGCCAAAGGGATGGGAGAAGCAAGTTCAAAATACGCATGATTTCCTGATTCATTTCAACACCTCTATCTTTAATCCTTGATTTTTTAACCATTCTACGGCATTATTAATTTTATCAGCCTGGCCTTCAAGGCCAATGACTAAGTTTCCTATGGTTTCACCATGGATATGCTGTATATTTCCTGAGAGTATATTTACATCGACATCAAAGGTCTTTATGAGGTGGGAGATTACAGGTTCCCTGGCACTCTTGCCTATAAACAGTACCTTGACTACCATGCCCCTGTCGTAATCGATTATGCTATCTGGCATACCCTCCTCTATGCCTACGAATTTTTTAGTTATCTGAGAAGACGGTTGAGAAAATATATCAACCACATTTCCCACCTCAACCAGCTCACCGGCATTTAAGACGGCAACCCTGTCGCATATCTCTTTTATTACGTCCATCTGATGGGTGATAACTATTATGGTGAGGTTGAGCCTTTTGTTGATTTCCTTTAAAAGTGATAAAATCTGCGAGGTTGTCTGGGGGTCAAGGGCTGAGGTAGCCTCATCAGACAAAAGCAGTGTTGGACCGTTGGCCAATGCCCTGGCTATGCCAACCCTCTGTTTTTGTCCGCCAGAGAGCTGAGACGGATATGAATCTTTTTTATCAGCCAGGCCGACCATATCCAGGAGCTCCTTAATCCTTTTATCAATCACGTCTTTTGATACCCCGCTGATTTCCATAGGGAAGGCAATGTTTTCGTATACAGTCTTATTGGATAGTAAATTAAAGTGTTGAAATATCATCCCTATTTTTTTTCGCATCTCTCGCAGCTCTTTGTTATTTAAAGACATAATATCCTGGCCGTTTATCTCGATGGTGCCCTCTGTGGGTTCCTCAAGGCGGTTTATGCAGCGTATCAGAGAAGATTTACCAGCTCCTGACAATCCCATTATTCCAAATATCTCACCATCATTGATCTCAAGATTAATGTTTTTAAGTGCTGTAATGCTCTCATTTTCTGTACGATATACCTTGGTCAAATTTTTGATTAAAATCAATAAGATACACCTCCAATAAAAAATCCTCTTTCACACGATGAAAGAGGACTATAATAGCCTCTCTCATCTCTCAGCTTTGCGCTGCAGGAGTTGGCACCATTGCATATACATGCCGGTTGCCGGGTTTCATCGGGCCAGTCCCTCCACCTCTCTTGATAAGAGTGCTTAACATATTCAATTTATACATTGAGTATATTTGAATTTGTACAGGAAGTCAACACAAATTTTTTATTTATGATTAAAATGCATGTTGAATTATATTTGCAATTGCATAAAATACATAAACTTATTTCATAATGATACTTTAGCACGATAACGTACTGCCCAAATATACCTGTAAATAGGTACTAATAGCATAAAGCTATTATATAAAATTTTTGCATAAAAGAAGGATTTGCTGTTTTTTTATCGAATATATTAATCTAAATAAATAGTAGGGGGCAGACGGATGTCAGAATTGTATATTGACGGTAATGGCCTTACTGTAGATGATGTTTATAATGTTTCTAAGGGCAATATAACCGTAAGGTTAGCCGAAGAGGCATGTGTTAAAATAGATAGAGCAAGGGAACTAGTAGACAGCTACGTGAGTGAGAACAGGGTTGAGTACGGCATCACCACGGGGTTTGGCAGGTTTGCTGATGTTACCATATCGATGAATGAGGCAACGGAGTTACAGTACAACCTTATAAGAAGTCATTCATGTGGTGTAGGAGATCCCCTTCCAATAGAGGTAGTAAGGGCTGTGATGCTGCTCAGAGCAAATACGCTTGCAAAAGGATATTCAGGCATTAGGTTACAGACTTTAAATACTCTGGTAGAAATGCTCAACAGGGATGTTATACCTGTTATGCCTTCAAAAGGTTCCCTGGGGGCCAGTGGAGATCTTGCTCCTCTTGCCCATATGGCGCTGGTCATCATAGGTGAGGGAGAGGCATATTTCCGGGGAAAACGTATGCCTGGCGGAGAGGCTATGAGGTTAGCTGGTATAAAACCGGTAAAATTAGTTTCAAAGGAAGGCCTGGCCCTCATAAACGGAACACCTGTAATGACGGCTATAGGAGCTTTAGCCATACATGATGCCATGAACTTAAGTAAAGCTGCGGATATAGCCGGAGCACTTTCTATGGAAGCCTTAAGAGGCATAAAGGACGCCTTTGATGAAAGGGTTCATATGCTCCGGCCACATGCCGGCCAGCTAAAAACAGCAAGAAATATTCGCATTCTTACAGAGGGAAGTAGCCTTATTACAAGACAGGGAGAAATAAGGGTGCAGGATTCGTATACCATCAGATGTATACCTCAGGTACATGGGGCATCTAAGGATGCAATTGATTATGTCAAAGGAATAGTAGAGACAGAGCTGAACTCCGTTACAGATAACCCACTGATCTTTTCTGAGGATTATATAGTAATATCAGGAGGAAATTTCCATGGTCAGCCGATTGCTCTTGCCATGGACTTTCTTGGGATAGCAATATCTGA from Calorimonas adulescens harbors:
- a CDS encoding HAD-IA family hydrolase codes for the protein MIRCVIFDYDGTIADTAEIVEKSFRETVKHFTGHVITRKEFIDVFGMPLTDMMAFYDKDRTEEMVKYYREYFSIYQDLLVKPFPGVVDTIKRLKQLKIKTAIVSSRTRRGIEHGINLFGLADSIDLVIGVEDTQNSKPHPDPVLKAIDMFGIEGKQAIMVGDSPHDIIAAKKAGIKACAVQWSLFGIEKLNDLNPDFKIEAMVDLLDIIKE
- a CDS encoding Hsp20/alpha crystallin family protein, with the protein product MRRRDMFPDRRNNLPAFFDDFFSFPYFDDFFDYMRGTIKGARLDVKETENEYVVEVDVPGYNKENINIEIQDDYLIISGKQEDIVDENNGEYIRRERRMGSFTRTVPIPDNVRLDDISAKYNNGVLRITLPKEKPTPPKGRRINIE
- a CDS encoding class I SAM-dependent methyltransferase; the encoded protein is MDIEADIPILIDRLSKTTGLILDVGTGRGAMAENLAKKGYHVVTVEYSEERIKETRQDFEGRGIENVLFIHADAQALPFLS
- a CDS encoding class I SAM-dependent methyltransferase; translation: MLDETFDMVTCYNAVHHFDDYVKALNEMERVLKKGGVIVVTELNEDGKEVVAEAHRHRGEEHHDEMNIDRIKDALAGQKKEIYHFAYFDALIMEK
- a CDS encoding MetQ/NlpA family ABC transporter substrate-binding protein, which produces MKKILLISLIFILLVGLVSGCGSSNTQSSGQPQNQPAETQKEVTLRVGATPVPHAEILEFVKPILKEKGINLEIVEFTDYVQPNKALNDGSIDANFFQHVPYMEEFEKNNNMKLVALVKVHVEPMGVYSKKVKSLEELKDGATISIPNDPTNEGRALLLLQKNGLIKLKDSTSLTATPIDIAENPKNLKFSELDAAQLPRTLQDVDASVINTNFALEAGLNPLKDAIAIEDKDSPYANVLTVRPDNKDDPAIKTLAEVLNSPEVKKFIEDKYQGAIVPAF
- a CDS encoding methionine ABC transporter permease codes for the protein MNQEIMRILNLLLPSLWQSIYMVFASTIFSLILGLPLGVLLVITEKGGIMEKPALNNVLGTVINILRSFPFLILMIVILPLSRLVVGTTIGTTATIVPLSIAATPFVARVIESSLKEVDRGVIEASLSMGATPFQIITRVLIPESLPSLILGITLTIINIIGYSAMAGAIGGGGLGDLAIRYGYQRYDTHVLIATVIVLIVIVQVVQIAGSYLAKKVDRR
- a CDS encoding methionine ABC transporter ATP-binding protein, whose amino-acid sequence is MILIKNLTKVYRTENESITALKNINLEINDGEIFGIMGLSGAGKSSLIRCINRLEEPTEGTIEINGQDIMSLNNKELREMRKKIGMIFQHFNLLSNKTVYENIAFPMEISGVSKDVIDKRIKELLDMVGLADKKDSYPSQLSGGQKQRVGIARALANGPTLLLSDEATSALDPQTTSQILSLLKEINKRLNLTIIVITHQMDVIKEICDRVAVLNAGELVEVGNVVDIFSQPSSQITKKFVGIEEGMPDSIIDYDRGMVVKVLFIGKSAREPVISHLIKTFDVDVNILSGNIQHIHGETIGNLVIGLEGQADKINNAVEWLKNQGLKIEVLK
- the hutH gene encoding histidine ammonia-lyase, translated to MSELYIDGNGLTVDDVYNVSKGNITVRLAEEACVKIDRARELVDSYVSENRVEYGITTGFGRFADVTISMNEATELQYNLIRSHSCGVGDPLPIEVVRAVMLLRANTLAKGYSGIRLQTLNTLVEMLNRDVIPVMPSKGSLGASGDLAPLAHMALVIIGEGEAYFRGKRMPGGEAMRLAGIKPVKLVSKEGLALINGTPVMTAIGALAIHDAMNLSKAADIAGALSMEALRGIKDAFDERVHMLRPHAGQLKTARNIRILTEGSSLITRQGEIRVQDSYTIRCIPQVHGASKDAIDYVKGIVETELNSVTDNPLIFSEDYIVISGGNFHGQPIALAMDFLGIAISELADISERRIAKLVDSNLSNGLPGFLTREGGLNSGFMIPQYVAASLVSENKVLSHPASVDSIPSSANQEDHVSMGTIAARKTREILENAINVIAIELMSSAQAIDLRDGGSPGKGTGAAYRLIRSRIPFIERDELMYRHIEDCAMLIKTGELIETVEGEIGSLN